A stretch of Geotrypetes seraphini chromosome 2, aGeoSer1.1, whole genome shotgun sequence DNA encodes these proteins:
- the LOC117354791 gene encoding ly6/PLAUR domain-containing protein 2-like, translating into MMKKGILTVPLLALFYVDLVLSLECYYCPSAVPSAECTEVVNCTKNEPMCKTKVTDSDFGFPFQGTEHVTRGCAKQCFPSSLDTIGDANPIFCCNSDRCNNRGLSAGKATGIRAGRVALPMCMASIFFLHRTAR; encoded by the exons ATGATGAAGAAGGGAATTTTGACCGTACCTCTTCTGGCCCTCTTTTATGTGGACTTAG TTCTTTCTTTGGAGTGTTACTACTGTCCTTCTGCCGTTCCCAGTGCTGAGTGCACGGAAGTCGTCAACTGCACCAAAAATGAGCCGATGTGCAAGACAAAAGTCACGGATTCTGACTTTG GGTTTCCCTTTCAGGGGACGGAGCATGTCACGAGAGGATGCGCAAAGCAATGCTTCCCATCGAGTCTAGACACAATCGGGGACGCGAACCCTATTTTCTGCTGCAACAGCGATCGTTGCAATAACCGAGGTTTGAGCGCTGGCAAGGCTACGGGTATCAGAGCCGGCCGGGTGGCACTGCCGATGTGCATGGCTTCCATCTTCTTCCTACACCGAACTGCCCGCTAA